GCGTGAACACGATCCACTCTCAGACGTCACCCAGTCACGTGCGTCGCTCGGGGATCTATTTTGTGAAGCAGCGTGCACTCAGAGATCTTGTTCCTCTTTATTCCGGGGGGCACATCTAAGATCAGGGTGAGCAAATTTAAGTTGGAGTGCGAGACGAGCTCCGGACCGGAGTATATTCCGGAGTATATTCCGGAAGGTGCAGGAAATAACACAGCCAAGTATTTTAGGGTTTTGATTGCTGTCTGCGCGCAGAGTCCTCGCGCCCAGTCCCGCTGCTTGAGGTCACCTTGGGTCTGCGTCCAAATATTTCTCAACACTTCGCCGAACTGCAGAGCACGCTGGTCCGGCTTCAGTTTACATAGCTGGATTTTATTTGGTTAACACAGTTGGTTTTGGTGTTTATCCTTTATTTAACGTGGAACTGATGTTTTTTGCTctggtgtttatttatttgtaactgCTTTAATGCAGTACAACTAGTAGAATTGCAGTTGATGAGGGCACATGTGTTAATTCGCCATTGTATTCTTTGATTGttattgtttatatttgtgCAGTCCTCTAGTTAAATGCAGTATTCCCCACCACACTGCCATAGCCATGGCGCCCAGACAATTTCTACAATTGTCATTGCAGTTATGCAACTGTGAGTGGGgtcaggacagtgtgtgtgtgtgtgtgtgtgtgtttgggtgtgtgtgtgtgtgtgtgtgtgtgtggggtgggtgggggtgggggtgttgcaTCCTGCTATCCAAAGCTGCCCATAAAGGGCACTATCAAATGCCCTCGGAGCACGAGGGCCGTCAACACCGGGGCGGATCTGCCACTGACCCAGCTGGGAACGATGAGCAGGGGGGCGAGACCTGTCTGGCGCTGCCCGGACCCCCagcatcctgtcactgcttCAGCCAGGGCATCTGtcctgtcggggggggggggggggggggggggggggggagtgccgGTCGAACGTCATACGGTCTCACTTTTGACAGTCGGGCAGCTCTGGTGCTAATTTAAGGGGGACCGACGGAAGTTGTCGCTCAGTGTGAAACTCTTTGATTTGTGGTGTGAGGAAGGAGATAATGTAATGTACTCCTGTGTCCCCACAGAACAGCTGATCTCAACAGCCATGTGCGTTTGACTGGCGTTCTTGACTTCATCACTCGGCCCTGTTTACGTGTTTCAGCCTGTCATCTGAGATATGAGTGTTTCATACAATAACCAGTGGTGTCCAGCTCATAATAGTCTGATTCTACCGAAGGCGTTAGAATTGCAGGACTGGATCTGAGAACCTATGTGCTATAACTTCATGTATAAATTACTGCAAAGTACCAACAGTTGGATTTCGAATTACTTGCTGACAAAATCTAATAAGCTGTCCTGTTTTTAAGAGAGTTTAACCAATTGTCAGCATCATTTCAGATTTTTGCCTCTGGTCATTTACTGGCAACGCACATTAATCATGATGACGATAAATGCTCTTTATGACAGGACTTCCAGGACGTTGCATTAAACAGCCGACGCAGGGCGGTCGACTACTGCTTGTGCGTCATAAGCATGCTCCTGATAAACAATGTAGCTAATATCTTGGGGTTTCCATGACTACAGGTGAGTTGATAATAGTCATTGAATCATCAGGCAAGTTGACTCAGTCGTGTCCGAAGCCAAAAACACATCACCAACCAGAGCCAAATATGAAAAATGGTTCCTGGTCATCAGGGCTAAAGTAGTTGGCAGTGATAAGGAATCACAGTCCAGACAAGCTAGCCATGTGTTTGTGGGCACAGATACCAGCGTGACGGATCTTTCCTGACCTTCACAGCTGTCAATATCCGTCAATATCATTAAAAACCCAATGCGCCGTCATTCCAACACTAACAGAGCAAGTTAAGCATCCAAACTAAATTCAAAATAATCCGTCCACTCAGACAAGTCTCACACAACCGCAAGTCACATTCAGAAGCACGTTTCTCTAAGGACTCCCCCCCCCAAGACAGTCCAGTTACACCAGAAAGTCTCTCCGCACTTGCTTACCTTGTTTATAAAGGCTGTGTGTTGGTAAGTCCCCAGGAGTCCCTGACAGTCTTAGTGCTGGGACATCCCCGTGCCTCTGGTGCGTGTCAGATGGTGAGACTGTGCGGTGGGTGAAAGCGTTTGACCACACGAGTGTTGCCTTTCTCAGCCTGAGGCTCGTCTGGACCCTGGGGCCGGCTGTGGTCGCTTCCTGAGCTGTTATGCAGCACGGAGCTGATGCTTTTTCCTCAGGAAGCCGTCCGTCCCCTTTCCTTCTCGCCAACCAACACGCCTCCCCCGAAACCCCATGGGACGCTGGGAAACTCAGGCGCTCTGATAAAGCTAATTGGCCTGGGAAGTGTGGTGAGTGGGGCGGCCCTGTTAGGAGTACCCCACTTTCTTCTTTTCCTTTTGTTCGTCTGCTGTCTTTCACCAGCGGCCTGGGTTGATAAGGTGGGTGGGGGGGCTCGTGCCGTGGCCCACGGGCCGTCCCGGGGGCCCAACAGTCACGCAGCGGCCCGAGGGAAGTGAAGTTGAATGGAGGCAGAGCTGTAGATTGTCTCGGGATCCTCTGTCCAACTTTGTGTTCCCTTTGTGTGCTTGAGTGTTTGTTGATCATGTCCCAAACACAAGCCTCCCGTAAAGGGGGTTTTCCACTGTAATGGCAACGCTGACACGAGCCTTCGGACGAGCCGGGCTTTGAGCGGCGAGCTAAAGCCAGGGTCACTGGGTACACCCGCAGTGTCTTTACAGGAcgtctttgtttgtttttccacaTTAAGAACCAGTGCTGGATTACATCTATGGATCTGTACACTCTGGGCTTTGATCACCACTGTGGAAGTGACAGTCAGcaagtatatttatattcttCATAGGTCAAAggaatgtgtgcatttttttttctatgtaaCTTTTTAATGATAAAAACACAGACATCTGTAAGTTGGTCCAGGTGCACTGGTTTGGATCTGTGACTTCTTTAATACACGCGTCACTTTTGGGAGGTATAAAAGTCTCTGAATTGCATTCTGAATCAGTCTGTATAAATACatcacatatacatgcacttGAATACAGTACAAATGATTACTCAGCAGTTATTCAGTAGGTCTTGTAAGTGGTTCTTCAGAGAAAATGAATTACAAGCTACTACTTGGAAATCAACTGAAATGTTAATTGAATTCTATTGGTGGTAAAACAATATTGGCAAAACTAGACAGAAAACTGACAAGCAACTAAACTGAGtgtaaaacacatcaagtcCTACTTAGATATAATTGCTGCCAGACCTGTTGCACAAATCaagtttaataaaaaaaaattgcagAGCATGTTTGAACAAAAATGCTTTAAGATCAcactaaaaatgaaaaaaaaaattatatctgTTCTTTAGGCCAGGTGTGATTTAAGTAAGTTATGTTTTTGGCGCCCTCTGCTGATTGAAGTGACTAATAACAAACTTAAAAACGAATAAAGCACAATTCACAGTATATGTGAATCATACTACTTCAGTGTCATAAAATACAcagtattttttaaatgtataaatgtaataaagatAGCACAAGATTGAAGTTGAATGCTAATatttcacacaccacacaaactaTAAACCAAGATTCAACGTCTTTAATTGAAAGAGGGACATCCAACATTTTTGCAACAAACATACATATCAAATTGACATTAAAAAACGTAACATGGTTGATACAGAGGGTAGAAAAAGACCTGAAGATGTTACGTCACGTGCTGGGATAACGGGTGTGTGGGGCTACTGACGGCTACTATGGCACCTGCAGGGTCTGAATCTTTAGAAAGGTCTGGGATATTCTGCAGTACTTTTAAACTCATACGTGTGTATTTTGAGTTTGATCTCAAGCAGTTAATGGTGTATCAGCAGTAGTGAATGGGTCAGTAGTTCAGGGCTTCAAACCGTCAGACAGACAGGGCTGAACACATTCCTTTGATTActtataaatacatataaatagAATATATAAATTTGAACCAACCCAAAAAAGCCTTACAAGATGTCATATACCGAGTGAACGTTGTGCTTTATACCCAACAAAATTATACAAACGACGAACAGAAACACATTCGGGTGAAAAGTGGACTCCGGTGAACACTGTGAGGCTGTGCTTCTGGGTCATTAAGCTGAAAACAGCACCGTTGGCCCGGCCCGAGAGTTCAAACCAGGGCTCCTCCAGCACACACTACTGGGGGCAGAGTGCTAGGTGTGAAAACAAAAGCAACAGATACTTTGTAGGGAAACAAAACTGCTTAGAATAAAAGCAACCTGCTGCTCGTGAGGTTCAAGGATCTCCCTGACTTTGTAATTAAAACTAGGCATTAAGAATCGGAGTGAATATCGGTAACGGTAGGTCGGCgtgcgtctgtctgtctgttctaTTATGAACATTGCAGGAGTTTTCTCTGGAAGTTCTGCATGCATTATGGATTATGGATGGATTATACAGTCTGTTGAAATTGTGAACATTCCTGGCTAGCACGGTAcaggccagcagagggcgcgctctctctctcaatgcACTTCAGCATCAGGTGAACCTTGGTGGTTGGGGAAGATGTGCAGTTGTGCGTGCTCGATGCCGTCATTGTGGAGATCCTCCTGTTTCTGTAGACCATGAAGCTTCAGCAACAGTTCCTTAATGAACACCTGGACAGAGCACCAGGATAACAACACTGCAGATACACTAGGAGACAGGAGTGATTGTAGGAGAAGACTCCTTACAGCAGGTGTCATTTCGGGAAGTAGGAAGGGTTGCTAGTTTTATGGAGTACTGATCAAACGTTTTTTTTGTACTGTTACCAGAActgcaatgaaaaaaaaagcttCATCATGAAATAGTTGCAGCTGACCGTAAGTAGCTGTTATGGAACAAGTTATCTCTGCCAGATAGTGATGGACACATTCCAGACTTTCAAAGAACACGTCACCACCTGGACAGACTATTGTTTGGGGCTGACAGGTTGTGACACTGTTATGGCCTACAGGACCTGATTTTGGTAACCGTCAAGACCTTTTGCACTTATTTGCCGCTCTGTGACTACCCTGTGTCTGGTGCATGGCTAAATTCTGAACTATCACAAAGAAATCTCAAATTTCAAACACTAGACCTACGTATTACAGGAAGATCAGGCTTGGTTTGTGCAAACAGGCTAACCAGACGAGCCAAATACTGTTCAGATGCTCTGCGATATACTTCTCAACAAAACTCAAAGCACTGTATAAAgtgaattatatttttatattttagcaaTTTGCTTTTGGGCTTTCGCCTAGTTTATTGTTTCATCCACCCACTCTGAATGGTTTTACCAAGCTGAGCAGTGACCAGTACGCATCTTTACTGCTGCTGTCCGAGTCACTGAGGACAGTGATGTACGCAGTGTACCAGTGGATCCGTGCAGCCGAGGACAGGCGGGCTTTGTTCTCGGCAGGGGCCACGGTAACGGGAGGCGTGTGTTAATACCAGAGAGCGCCAGTGAGCGTCCCGTGAGCAGACCCTTACCTCGGTGTTGTTGGTACAGGTATGGAGGATATCCTGTAAGGAAGACAGAACGTGGAGTGAGGAAACGGAAAGGTGTGATTGAGGAAACGGGACTTTTATGTGTGCGGCGACGGGCCCTGTACCCGCAGACGTTCCGCCCTCTCCTCATCGCTCGTCACGTCCAGAAGCTCATCAATGTTCACCTCCTCTGGCATGTTCTCCTCCTGcggggagacacaggcttccGGTGACACCACTACATCACCAGGGCATCCTGCCCACTGGCCCCGCTGGGCCCCCGTAGAGGGAGACACTGCTGTGTGTTCGTTTTGACACGTGTTACACTCTTGTTTTAGCCCCACCATAATATGCCTAATGTTAGAATGGAATTTTCTCTACTGCAGTATAACTGAATTTTTGACTCATAATGTGTCATgaacatatgtgtgtattatcaataaaacaaacaaaaaaagccaTCTTGTTTTTCCAACAAGTATGTGTTAATGAACCTAATATCACTTGGCTGTCAGATTTCAAGGGTCACGTACATTGGAATCTTGCATTGAAAATTTAAAATGGCTTCATTGTCCAGAACTCTGGAATAGCCATGTGCCTTAAACAGTTGCCTGTAAAGATGAAGTCAAGCTGCACAAGGGATGTTCCACAAGTGTGGACTGTCCTGCGCACTGAACCGAGCCTTCCAGAACTGacttccacctccatctcccccctGCTGCACACACGGACGTGGGCCCTGCCTCcagctccatctctcccccatCTGACGTCAACAAACCGGCGGATCAGGCTTCTTGTGAGCGTCCCAAAACGCAGCAACAGCTTAACCTCGCGTACTGCGATCAACTCGGACGACGCGGTTAGGAGAAGTTTCAGAGAAGCCTGGAACCTGGCCTGCTGCCAGGCAGATTGAGGTGACACCCAGGGTCAGTAATCTGGGCAGCTTTAGGTTAGAAGATGTGAACGTTAGATTGTTCCACATGCAGACATGGGCAATACACTTGACCGTGTGCACACCACATGGTTTTAGCATGTATGTCCTTCTTACCCCTTTATAATGACATACTGTCCCAGGAGAGGCTATTTCAAAGAAAGGTTAAGGTGAGTTTCTATTGACAGACTTTTAGGCAAATGATTTATTTTAGGCTAATGAGTTTCATTCCACTGTCCAATCCCCCTGCCAGCATTACAGTGAGGCAAAACCATCCAGCCAACTGAAACCAATGTGCCGTACTATTTACATACCACGAGTCAGCAGAATTCCACCAGAAATACTCGGTATTGAGGAGGATAATTCAACTGAACTCCAAATGCAGTCTTTGTTGTCAAAACAGACAATATGGTCTGTGGTGAATGGAAAGAAAAGTTGAGCAGCTAGAAATGTTAGTCAATCCCCAAAAAGAACGAGTGATAGTTATATAATTAATCCCCAATAAGAACAAGTGATGGTTATATAATTAATCCCCAATAAGAACGAGTGATGGTTATATAATTAATCTCCAATAAGAACGAGTGATGGTTATATAATTAATCCCCAATAAGAACAAGTGATGGTTATATAATTAATCCCCAATAAGAACGAGTGATGGTTATATAATTAATCCCCAATAAGAACAAGTGATGGTTATATAATTAATCTCCAATAAGAACAGATGACGCCAATTAAGCTCTTCACTCTTAGAATTAGTACGAAGATATTCATGCTTGTAAAGTCATCTGAACTTCTTATTCCAGCAAGTTAACACACATATTGTTTAAAAACATGATTACACATGACTGGGGCACCAAAATATTCCAATCAAAAAACAAAGCCGTGATAGGCAGTGATGATGTATGTTTTGGGATATAAGAGGCCTTATGATATAAGAAGAACGATCGCCAATAATTCAATACAACTTTGTGTAATGGCAAAGTGTGCTAGTTTCACTACTGATTTCTTGTTTGATTTGTCCCCAGGTTCAGGTCTTAAAAGGTCTTTAAAGTTATCAATAAGTTTAAAGGTCTTTAAAGTTATCAATAATACAGTGGCTGAACCAAAAGGGTTATGGGGAAGTGGCGTTGGTGTGGGTCACCTAGGGAAGTTATCAGGAGTTATCAGGTGTTATCAAGAGTACTGAGTATACAGCCAGGGGCCATGGGGCCTGTGTCTGATGCTCTCAGGTGTGTGATAAGGTTACTTATCATAGGGAAAGAGGACAGAAGGAATACTTTACCAATTCTGAAACTACTGTCACCACTGAAAGGTCAACCAGTGCAAGATCCAAGCACACTCCCCTACTGGGGTGTGGGTGACCTTTCTTTTAACTTCAAATGCTACTGAAATGCtcccactcaaacacacacacacacacacacacacacacacacacacacacacacacacacacacacacacacacacacacacatacacacgcgcacagctTCTAGAATATTCCCAATTTAAATTCACATAAAAAGGTAAACGTTAGATAAAGGTTTCAACAGGcaaattaaataaagagaaaaaaaaaccatgaGCTTTATTTGATAATCCTCAAATGAGTACACAGGATTTATCAATAATAATGGTAATGGGAATGAGCATCTTGTATTAATTTTAAGGGGAAATATCAAATGACTAAAGATATATACTAAGTAAACATGTATACGCTGAGTGTCTGTCATGCTGTTTGCTTCCTGTGTCTAGATGCTGCTCTCTCAAGCGTTGAGTGAATCTCTCCATTCAATTTAACATCAGTGGATGATGCACTTAAATCGTATTCCTTCCAggtcagcagtgtgtgtggtcagtttAGTGATGTCTTGTTCTGTATGAAATCTGCATGTGCTTCTAGAATATCCCccatttgttttttaaaaagtaTTAGACAATTAGACTGTTGAAATGACAGATTTGAACTGCTCAGTGTTTTGATAAATTAAGAGTTTTGATACAGTCCCTTACAGGGCAGATGGACCTCAGCTGTGTTTCATTATGTGAGTGTCAGTTGTGCCAGTAGTATGTGAAATAATATGTGTGTGGATATGGTATCATCAGGCCGGACGTGACCTGGGTGGAGACATGCTTTAACAGTTTGAATACCTCCACTGAAGAAATGTCAACTCCTTTGGACATCAACCATTTTCAAATGTTTGCAAATTGTGACTCTACACTAGACACACTAGACACCGTACACGCTTCCTCAACCCCTTTGTCTCCGCCACTCTTACAGTGCACACGCAGCACTTTATTAATGTCGCTCTCCAGGAGATGCCGCTGTGCTTTTAAACAGCAATTTCCACCTCATGCTCCCAGTGGGACAGAGAAAGACATTTAGCAGCCAGCCTGACAGATGTCTTGTTCTACAAGACTGGAGGTATTGCGTGTGTGTCTCTAGTGGGGTGCGTGAAGACTACATCTACATGGTTCTATATTCAGCTCACCGCTTCGCAGTTTTTTGTGGTCGCTGTTGCTGTGGTTTGCTTGTAAGACGTCGCACGAAATATTTAAACTGGCCTCACATTCAATCTGTGAATCTTTAAGAACAAAGGCGAACGAAGCCGGCAGTATGTGAAAGGTCAGACATGATGATCCACAACCAGTTACTTCTGTAGCAACACATAAAGTCACACTGCTTTAGTGCCCTGTATCAGTGATGGTCACACCCATGGTGGTATAGCTTGATTATAGCTTGATTGTTGCACATCTGTAGATCACACACCCTGAGTGTGGGCCTGCACCTGCTGGCCTACGTGGGATTACAGGTACAGCCGATGTAAGAAGAGCACAGCAGAGAAATCTGTGTGAAATAATCGGACTCATCATGTGACGAGTCTATGAAAGAGCAGCAAAAGCCCACTGACCCTTTGTACCGGGCTGTTACCAGCGGTTTGCTGTGGAGCAccgtgggggaggggcttgtcgATGTACCATGGCTGTCTTTGTGCACTACACTGACATATGGGGTCTTTAAATTCCCAACCCCCCATTCTATTTACGCAGGAGGAAAGTCCTGGGAGGGCGAGATAGCATCAATCAATCTCAGGATCATTAGCGCTGAGCTGTGGTCACGCAGTTCCACTGCAGTCAGACCTTTGCTCTGCCCGGAAATGAAGGagccgggtgtgtgtgtgtgtgtgtgtgtgtgtgtgtgtgtgtgtgtgcgtgtgtgtgtgtgtgtgtgtgtgtgtgtgtgtgtgtgtgtgtgtgtgtgtgtgtgtgcacgtgcgtgtgcgagtgtgatGACAGCCTGCCTCGTCATATACCAGCATATACAATATTTAGATTGTGTCTTTATTTTGGTCTTGTAATGTCAGTCTGTGCAGCATCAAAAGGCCGTAAGCTGTGTAATCTGTGTAATCTCTATTATTATGTATCTACATCCATGAAGACTTGCAGAACAGGTTTGGCTGTGTGACTAATAGTGTCCTCCCCCAGTGATGAGATGGTATCTCTCAGTCTTGGCAATGGGCTCTGTCTCATTACATTAGTAATACATTTAGGGGCCACACGTGTGCCTTCACACTTTTATTGGAAAATTAATGGGTAGATGCAGTGGGAAGGGACCCTAATCCCAATCCTCTATTCAGCCGATGCCGATGTTATTCAAATCTGACACAGCGTGTCTTCATTATGACCCAGCCAGCTGAGGCTATTAGGACAAGAGTGTAAGGTGCGCGTCAGGGGTCCAGTTATCACTACTGCACACAGCTCACCGTGAGCCACCTTACTGGGAGATGTTGTACTGGGAGAGTGCACCACGTAGCAGGGGAGAAccagtgtagaagtggtctcaTCTCATAGTTCTGTGTCACACCAGTTTGGTCCGTTCCAAGAAAAATTGGACATTTCCAGCAAAAATTTACAGTGATAAAAGTATTCGATATCTACTGTCTTGTCCTCGACAGCTGTATGTGAAGATAAGCTACGTTCTTGCACCCTGGTTGAAAGTGCACTCAGCATTATTAAACTGTATGCTGCATGTCCATTAAAGGTAACAAGATT
This sequence is a window from Brachyhypopomus gauderio isolate BG-103 chromosome 16, BGAUD_0.2, whole genome shotgun sequence. Protein-coding genes within it:
- the ppp1r14ab gene encoding protein phosphatase 1, regulatory (inhibitor) subunit 14Ab isoform X2; the encoded protein is MAANRVGRRYNNKVHSPNRGAGRDPGLSVQKRQARVTVKYNRKELQRRLDVEKWIDAGLDELYLGREENMPEEVNIDELLDVTSDEERAERLRDILHTCTNNTEVFIKELLLKLHGLQKQEDLHNDGIEHAQLHIFPNHQGSPDAEVH
- the ppp1r14ab gene encoding protein phosphatase 1, regulatory (inhibitor) subunit 14Ab isoform X1, giving the protein MAANRVGRRYNNKVHSPNRGAGRDPGLSVQKRQARVTVKYNRKELQRRLDVEKWIDAGLDELYLGREENMPEEVNIDELLDVTSDEERAERLRDILHTCTNNTEVRVCSRDAHWRSLVLTHASRYRGPCREQSPPVLGCTDPLVHCVHHCPQ